In Lacerta agilis isolate rLacAgi1 chromosome 1, rLacAgi1.pri, whole genome shotgun sequence, the following proteins share a genomic window:
- the BAZ1A gene encoding bromodomain adjacent to zinc finger domain protein 1A isoform X3, whose translation MPLLHRKPFVREKPPADLRPDEHVFYCKVTNEIFRNYDDFFERTILCNSLVWSCAVTGKPGLTYQEALASEKKALQNLQNFPEPLIVPVLYLVTLTQRSRLHEVCDDIFAYVKDRYFVGEIVEVLRNNGERLQCNILEVKAPVHQNGMTNGHVNNSDGVTIVISDSDDSDLDTSSAQNGKEKAITEPSLFKYKVKPIKKQLYESVTVKASQICRRKHLFSRDRLKLFLKQHCESYDGIVKVKAISVAKYKIAEQNFSYLFPDDPPTFVFSPSNRRRRRPPKMASDDHEDFVAKEQLSPRNASSAAKERARLQKEKDEMRAMEKLKREKTTAIESKKREREDKEKRKEELKKIVEEERLKKKEERERLKIEKEKEREKLREEKRKYLEHLKQWSKRREDMECDDLKELPVPTPVKTRLPPEIFGDAVMVLEFLHAFGELFDLQDEFPDGVTLEVLEEALVGNDSEGPLCELLFFFLTAIFQAIAEEEEEVAKDQIADAETKDLTEALDEDADPTKSALSAVATLAAAWPQLHQGCNLKNLDLDSCTLSEILRLHILASGADVTSANAKYRYQKRGGFDATDDACMELRLSNPGLLKKLSCTSVYDLSSGEKMKILHALCGKLLTLVSTRDFIEDSVDVLRQAKQEFRELKAEQHRKEREAAAARIRKKKEERLKGQELKMKEKQEKLKEEQKNSAIDIAIGEEEREELDTSTESKETESKEQDLDAMTDEEDDIVPNKKRRGGRRQNGFKDLARQIETTGEKREPLTPEEEEALKQEQQAKERELTEKIQKATACTNISPLGRDRLYRRYWVFPSVPGLFVEEDYSGLTEDMLLPRPSSFQNNVQSHIADKSQTTKTSESLKTESTSNSHQDFHTGATVQVSLPIHKPNRWCFYSSQEQLNQLLAALNSRGYRESALKEILLQEKNRISKQLDSFAAEKFHISEKPQNESKLYPVRGKTPNTHDAAPMSAEKQLELRLRDFLLDIEDRIYQGTLGCIKVTDRQTWRTALESGQYELLNDENKENGIMKTVTDDVEEMEVDNQARVIARDRLIVLKPEPRSTASTNTSTPQPVNNVVHYLASALLQIQQGIERKFLKAPLDASDGGRSHKTVLDRWRESLLSSASLSQIFLHLSTLERSVIWSKSILNARCKMCRKKGDAECMVLCDGCDRGYHIYCIRPKLKVVPDGDWFCPECRPKQRSRRLSSRQRPSVESDEEAEEQIEEEEDETSYEDTGHSEEEGYEDEEDEDNSDSPEEDDESLSKSRKPQVKLALRTRAAKLATSISGQYNQRQSTGRYSSRSQQNTPKQTGFASKTTGKGIRKTKSAPPSVAKSRLSSRTTRQNRDLLRADTFIELTNPQRRRRGRKTADNTPESSPSSSLGFRIVDATDSKEKKSSPIPIVKNSPQDTEPKKRGRKRQSTEPSPMPLNRRSSGRQGGVHELSAFEQLVVELVRHDDSWPFMKLVSKIQVPDYYDIIKKPIALNIIREKVNKCEYKLASEFIEDIELMFSNCFEYNPRNTSEAKAGTRLQDFFRVQAHKLGLPITSGYMDRAAPAAKKSRI comes from the exons ATGCCACTGTTACACCGAAAGCCCTTCGTGAGGGAGAAGCCCCCAGCTGACCTTCGGCCGGACGAGCACGTCTTCTACTGCAAGGTCACCAACGAGATTTTCAGGAACTACga TGACTTTTTTGAACGAACTATTCTGTGTAATAGCCTTGTGTGGAGTTGTGCTGTTACCGGTAAACCTGGACTCACCTATCAAGAAGCACTAGCATCAGAAAAGAAAGCCCTACAAAATCTCCAGAACTTTCCAGAGCCACTTATTGTTCCAGTTCTTTACTTAGTTACCCTCACTCAGCGCTCACGACTTCATGAAGTTTGTGATGACATCTTTGCTTATGTCAAGGACCGTTATTTTGTTGGTGAAATTGTTGAAGTACTTAGGAATAATGGTGAAAG ACTGCAGTGTAATATTTTGGAAGTTAAAGCACCAGTGCATCAAAATGGAATGACTAATGGCCACGTTAACAATTCAGATGGAGTCACTATCGTAATTAGCGATAGTGATGATTCAGATTTGGATACCAGTTCTGCACAAAATGG gaaggaaaaagccATAACTGAACCCTCCTTGTTCAAGTACAAAGTGAAGCCTATTAAGAAACAATTGTATGAATCTGTTACAGTGAAAGCATCTCAGATATG CCGGAGGAAACATCTATTTTCTCGTGACAGACTGAAGCTCTTTTTGAAGCAGCACTGTGAATCGTATGATGGCATTGTTAAAGTTAAG GCAATATCAGTTGCAAAATACAAGATAGCAGAACAGAATTTTTCCTACCTCTTTCCTGAtgatccacccacttttgtcttcAGTCCTTCAAACAGACGGCGAAGGAGACCTCCAAAGATGGCATCTGATGATCAT GAGGATTTTGTTGCAAAAGAGCAGCTTAGTCCTAGAAATGCAAGCAGTGCAGCAAAAGAAAGGGCAAgactccaaaaagaaaaagacgaAATGAGGGCCATGG aaaaattgaaaaGAGAAAAGACAACAGCTATAGAATctaagaagagagaaagagaagataaggaaaaaaggaaggaagaacttAAGAAGATTGTGGAAGAAGAAAGgctgaagaagaaagaagagagagagcgactcaaaatagaaaaagaaaag GAAAGAGAAAAGCTTCGCgaagagaaaaggaaatattTGGAACATCTAAAACAATGGAGTAAGCGTAGAGAAGACATGGAATGTGATGATCTTAAG GAACTTCCAGTTCCAACTCCAGTGAAAACCAGACTACCTCCTGAGATCTTTGGTGATGCTGTCATGGTCTTGGAGTTTCTCCATGCTTTTGGTGAACTCTTTGATCTTCAAGATGAATTTCCTGATGGAGTGACTTTAG AGGTTTTAGAGGAAGCTCTTGTTGGAAATGACAGTGAAGGTCCACTATGTGAATTGCTGTTTTTCTTCTTGACGGCCATTTTCCAAGCcattgctgaagaagaagaagaagtggccaAAGACCAAATAGCTGATGCTGAGACCAAAG ATTTAACAGAGGCTTTGGATGAAGATGCAGACCCCACAAAATCTGCTCTATCTGCAGTTGCAACTTTGGCAGCTGCATGGCCCCAGTTACATCAGG GTTGCAATTTGAAAAACTTGGATCTTGATAGCTGCACTCTTTCTGAGATTCTCAGACTTCATATCCTAGCATCAGGTGCAGATGTAACATCAGCCAATGCTAAATATCGTTACCAGAAGCGAGGAGGATTTGATGCTACAGATGATGCTTGCATGGAGCTAAGATTGAGTAATCCTGGGTTGTTGAAGAAACTCTCGTGTACTTCCGTGTATGATCTATCATCGG GGGAGAAGATGAAGATTCTCCATGCCCTCTGTGGGAAGCTTTTGACTCTTGTTTCTACTCGAGACTTCATTGAGGACTCTGTTGATGTATTACGACAGGCAAAACAAGAATTCAGAGAGTTAAAAGCAGAACAGCACCggaaagaaagagaagctgcAGCAGCAAG AATCcgcaagaaaaaagaagaaagactaAAAGGACAAGAACTAAAGATGAAAGAGAAGCAAGAAAAACTGAAAGAAGAGCAGAAAAATTCTGCAATTGACATAGCTATTGG TGAGGAGGAGCGGGAAGAGCTTGATACAAGCACAGAGAGCAAAGAAACTGAATCAAAGGAGCAAGACTTAGATGCTATGACAGATGAGGAAGATGACATTGTGCCAAACAAAAAGAGAAGAGGAG GAAGAAGACAGAATGGCTTTAAAGATCTGGCAAGGCAAATAGAGACAACTGGTGAAAAACGCGAGCCACTCACtccagaggaggaagaagctttAAAACAGGAACAGCAAGCAAAAGAAAGGGAACTTACAGAAAAGATTCAGAAAGCCACAGCCTGTACAAATATATCTCCTTTGGGCCGGGACCGCCTATACCGACGCTACTGGGTTTTCCCATCTGTTCCAGGATTATTTGTGGAAGAAGACTATTCTGGTCTTACAGAAGATATGTTGCTGCCTCGACCATCTTCATTTCAAAATAATGTACAGAGTCACATTGCAGATAAATCTCAGACTACTAAAACTTCAGAGTCTTTGAAGACAGAATCTACCTCTAACAGTCACCAAGATTTCCATACTGGTGCTACTGTACAGGTGTCGTTGCCAATACATAAGCCAAACCGGTGGTGCTTTTACAGTTCTCAGGAACAACTGAACCAACTTCTAGCAGCTCTCAATTCCAGAGGATACAGGGAAAGTGCCTTAAAGGAAATTcttttgcaggaaaaaaacagaATATCTAAACAACTGGACAGTTTTGCTGCAGAAAAATTCCATATTTCAG AGAAACCTCAAAATGAAAGCAAGTTGTATCCAGTACGTGGGAAAACACCGAATACACATGATGCAGCTCCGATGTCTGCAGAAAAGCAGCTTGAATTGAGACTCAGAGACTTTCTTTTGGATATTGAAGACAGAATCTATCAAGGAACTTTAGGCTGTATTAAG GTAACAGACAGGCAAACTTGGAGGACAGCCTTAGAAAGTGGGCAATATGAGTTACTAAATgatgaaaacaaagaaaatggTATAATGAAAACTGTGACTGATGACGTTGAAGAGATGGAGGTAGATAATCAAGCAAGAGTTATTGCAAGAGACAG ATTGATTGTATTAAAACCCGAACCTCGAAGCACCGCTTCAACTAATACAAGCACTCCGCAGCCTGTGAATAATGTTGTCCATTACTTGGCATCAGCACTGCTTCAAATACAGCAAGGCATTGAACGTAAATTCCTCAAAGCTCCACTTG ATGCCAGTGATGGTGGCCGTTCACATAAAACAGTCTTGGACCGTTGGAGAGAATCACTTCTGTCTTCTGCTAGCCTCTCTCAAATCTTCCTCCACCTTTCAACACTAGAGCGGAGTGTAATCTGGTCCAAATCTATCTTAAATGCTCGTTGCAAAATGTGCAGAAAGAAAGGAGATGCTGAATGCATGGTGCTGTGTGATGGCTGTGATCGAGGCTATCATATTTACTGTATAAGGCCAAAGCTCAAG GTTGTTCCCGATGGAGACTGGTTTTGCCCAGAATGTCGACCAAAGCAGCGTTCCAGACGTCTCTCATCCCGACAGAGACCTTCTGTGGAAAGTGATGAAGAGGCTGAAGAACagattgaggaggaggaagatgaaaccAGTTATGAAGATACTGGACATAGTGAGGAAGAAGGTTATGAAGATGAAGAGGATGAGGACAACTCTGATTCTCCAGAAGAGGATGATGAAAG CTTATCCAAATCAAGAAAACCTCAAGTAAAACTTGCTTTAAGAACAAGAGCTGCAAAACTTGCAACCAGCATCTCAGGTCAATACAACCAGCGTCAGAGTACTGGAAGATACAGTTCCCGGAGTCAGCAGAATACACCTAAGCAAACCGGATTTGCAAGTAAAACTACTGGGAAGGGCATAAGAAAGACAAAGTCTGCTCCTCCATCAGTAGCAAAATCAAGACTTAGCAGCCGTACAACTCGTCAGAATCGAGATTTGCTACGAGCAGACACATTTATAGAGTTGACCAATCCCCAAAGGCGACGCCGAGGAAGGAAGACAGCAGATAATACTCCAGAGAGTAGTCCTTCCAGTTCTCTTGGCTTCAGAATTGTTGATGCTACAGattcaaaggaaaagaaaagttcTCCCATTCCTATTGTAAAAAATTCTCCTCAAGATACAGAGCCCAAAAAGAGGGGTAGGAAACGACAATCTACAG
- the BAZ1A gene encoding bromodomain adjacent to zinc finger domain protein 1A isoform X2 has product MPLLHRKPFVREKPPADLRPDEHVFYCKVTNEIFRNYDDFFERTILCNSLVWSCAVTGKPGLTYQEALASEKKALQNLQNFPEPLIVPVLYLVTLTQRSRLHEVCDDIFAYVKDRYFVGEIVEVLRNNGERLQCNILEVKAPVHQNGMTNGHVNNSDGVTIVISDSDDSDLDTSSAQNGKEKAITEPSLFKYKVKPIKKQLYESVTVKASQICRRKHLFSRDRLKLFLKQHCESYDGIVKVKAISVAKYKIAEQNFSYLFPDDPPTFVFSPSNRRRRRPPKMASDDHEDFVAKEQLSPRNASSAAKERARLQKEKDEMRAMEKLKREKTTAIESKKREREDKEKRKEELKKIVEEERLKKKEERERLKIEKEKEREKLREEKRKYLEHLKQWSKRREDMECDDLKELPVPTPVKTRLPPEIFGDAVMVLEFLHAFGELFDLQDEFPDGVTLEVLEEALVGNDSEGPLCELLFFFLTAIFQAIAEEEEEVAKDQIADAETKDLTEALDEDADPTKSALSAVATLAAAWPQLHQGCNLKNLDLDSCTLSEILRLHILASGADVTSANAKYRYQKRGGFDATDDACMELRLSNPGLLKKLSCTSVYDLSSGEKMKILHALCGKLLTLVSTRDFIEDSVDVLRQAKQEFRELKAEQHRKEREAAAARIRKKKEERLKGQELKMKEKQEKLKEEQKNSAIDIAIGEEEREELDTSTESKETESKEQDLDAMTDEEDDIVPNKKRRGRRQNGFKDLARQIETTGEKREPLTPEEEEALKQEQQAKERELTEKIQKATACTNISPLGRDRLYRRYWVFPSVPGLFVEEDYSGLTEDMLLPRPSSFQNNVQSHIADKSQTTKTSESLKTESTSNSHQDFHTGATVQVSLPIHKPNRWCFYSSQEQLNQLLAALNSRGYRESALKEILLQEKNRISKQLDSFAAEKFHISEKPQNESKLYPVRGKTPNTHDAAPMSAEKQLELRLRDFLLDIEDRIYQGTLGCIKVTDRQTWRTALESGQYELLNDENKENGIMKTVTDDVEEMEVDNQARVIARDRLIVLKPEPRSTASTNTSTPQPVNNVVHYLASALLQIQQGIERKFLKAPLGDAEENKRDQKGDKRRKREDQSSQKDDASDGGRSHKTVLDRWRESLLSSASLSQIFLHLSTLERSVIWSKSILNARCKMCRKKGDAECMVLCDGCDRGYHIYCIRPKLKVVPDGDWFCPECRPKQRSRRLSSRQRPSVESDEEAEEQIEEEEDETSYEDTGHSEEEGYEDEEDEDNSDSPEEDDESLSKSRKPQVKLALRTRAAKLATSISGQYNQRQSTGRYSSRSQQNTPKQTGFASKTTGKGIRKTKSAPPSVAKSRLSSRTTRQNRDLLRADTFIELTNPQRRRRGRKTADNTPESSPSSSLGFRIVDATDSKEKKSSPIPIVKNSPQDTEPKKRGRKRQSTEPSPMPLNRRSSGRQGGVHELSAFEQLVVELVRHDDSWPFMKLVSKIQVPDYYDIIKKPIALNIIREKVNKCEYKLASEFIEDIELMFSNCFEYNPRNTSEAKAGTRLQDFFRVQAHKLGLPITSGYMDRAAPAAKKSRI; this is encoded by the exons ATGCCACTGTTACACCGAAAGCCCTTCGTGAGGGAGAAGCCCCCAGCTGACCTTCGGCCGGACGAGCACGTCTTCTACTGCAAGGTCACCAACGAGATTTTCAGGAACTACga TGACTTTTTTGAACGAACTATTCTGTGTAATAGCCTTGTGTGGAGTTGTGCTGTTACCGGTAAACCTGGACTCACCTATCAAGAAGCACTAGCATCAGAAAAGAAAGCCCTACAAAATCTCCAGAACTTTCCAGAGCCACTTATTGTTCCAGTTCTTTACTTAGTTACCCTCACTCAGCGCTCACGACTTCATGAAGTTTGTGATGACATCTTTGCTTATGTCAAGGACCGTTATTTTGTTGGTGAAATTGTTGAAGTACTTAGGAATAATGGTGAAAG ACTGCAGTGTAATATTTTGGAAGTTAAAGCACCAGTGCATCAAAATGGAATGACTAATGGCCACGTTAACAATTCAGATGGAGTCACTATCGTAATTAGCGATAGTGATGATTCAGATTTGGATACCAGTTCTGCACAAAATGG gaaggaaaaagccATAACTGAACCCTCCTTGTTCAAGTACAAAGTGAAGCCTATTAAGAAACAATTGTATGAATCTGTTACAGTGAAAGCATCTCAGATATG CCGGAGGAAACATCTATTTTCTCGTGACAGACTGAAGCTCTTTTTGAAGCAGCACTGTGAATCGTATGATGGCATTGTTAAAGTTAAG GCAATATCAGTTGCAAAATACAAGATAGCAGAACAGAATTTTTCCTACCTCTTTCCTGAtgatccacccacttttgtcttcAGTCCTTCAAACAGACGGCGAAGGAGACCTCCAAAGATGGCATCTGATGATCAT GAGGATTTTGTTGCAAAAGAGCAGCTTAGTCCTAGAAATGCAAGCAGTGCAGCAAAAGAAAGGGCAAgactccaaaaagaaaaagacgaAATGAGGGCCATGG aaaaattgaaaaGAGAAAAGACAACAGCTATAGAATctaagaagagagaaagagaagataaggaaaaaaggaaggaagaacttAAGAAGATTGTGGAAGAAGAAAGgctgaagaagaaagaagagagagagcgactcaaaatagaaaaagaaaag GAAAGAGAAAAGCTTCGCgaagagaaaaggaaatattTGGAACATCTAAAACAATGGAGTAAGCGTAGAGAAGACATGGAATGTGATGATCTTAAG GAACTTCCAGTTCCAACTCCAGTGAAAACCAGACTACCTCCTGAGATCTTTGGTGATGCTGTCATGGTCTTGGAGTTTCTCCATGCTTTTGGTGAACTCTTTGATCTTCAAGATGAATTTCCTGATGGAGTGACTTTAG AGGTTTTAGAGGAAGCTCTTGTTGGAAATGACAGTGAAGGTCCACTATGTGAATTGCTGTTTTTCTTCTTGACGGCCATTTTCCAAGCcattgctgaagaagaagaagaagtggccaAAGACCAAATAGCTGATGCTGAGACCAAAG ATTTAACAGAGGCTTTGGATGAAGATGCAGACCCCACAAAATCTGCTCTATCTGCAGTTGCAACTTTGGCAGCTGCATGGCCCCAGTTACATCAGG GTTGCAATTTGAAAAACTTGGATCTTGATAGCTGCACTCTTTCTGAGATTCTCAGACTTCATATCCTAGCATCAGGTGCAGATGTAACATCAGCCAATGCTAAATATCGTTACCAGAAGCGAGGAGGATTTGATGCTACAGATGATGCTTGCATGGAGCTAAGATTGAGTAATCCTGGGTTGTTGAAGAAACTCTCGTGTACTTCCGTGTATGATCTATCATCGG GGGAGAAGATGAAGATTCTCCATGCCCTCTGTGGGAAGCTTTTGACTCTTGTTTCTACTCGAGACTTCATTGAGGACTCTGTTGATGTATTACGACAGGCAAAACAAGAATTCAGAGAGTTAAAAGCAGAACAGCACCggaaagaaagagaagctgcAGCAGCAAG AATCcgcaagaaaaaagaagaaagactaAAAGGACAAGAACTAAAGATGAAAGAGAAGCAAGAAAAACTGAAAGAAGAGCAGAAAAATTCTGCAATTGACATAGCTATTGG TGAGGAGGAGCGGGAAGAGCTTGATACAAGCACAGAGAGCAAAGAAACTGAATCAAAGGAGCAAGACTTAGATGCTATGACAGATGAGGAAGATGACATTGTGCCAAACAAAAAGAGAAGAG GAAGAAGACAGAATGGCTTTAAAGATCTGGCAAGGCAAATAGAGACAACTGGTGAAAAACGCGAGCCACTCACtccagaggaggaagaagctttAAAACAGGAACAGCAAGCAAAAGAAAGGGAACTTACAGAAAAGATTCAGAAAGCCACAGCCTGTACAAATATATCTCCTTTGGGCCGGGACCGCCTATACCGACGCTACTGGGTTTTCCCATCTGTTCCAGGATTATTTGTGGAAGAAGACTATTCTGGTCTTACAGAAGATATGTTGCTGCCTCGACCATCTTCATTTCAAAATAATGTACAGAGTCACATTGCAGATAAATCTCAGACTACTAAAACTTCAGAGTCTTTGAAGACAGAATCTACCTCTAACAGTCACCAAGATTTCCATACTGGTGCTACTGTACAGGTGTCGTTGCCAATACATAAGCCAAACCGGTGGTGCTTTTACAGTTCTCAGGAACAACTGAACCAACTTCTAGCAGCTCTCAATTCCAGAGGATACAGGGAAAGTGCCTTAAAGGAAATTcttttgcaggaaaaaaacagaATATCTAAACAACTGGACAGTTTTGCTGCAGAAAAATTCCATATTTCAG AGAAACCTCAAAATGAAAGCAAGTTGTATCCAGTACGTGGGAAAACACCGAATACACATGATGCAGCTCCGATGTCTGCAGAAAAGCAGCTTGAATTGAGACTCAGAGACTTTCTTTTGGATATTGAAGACAGAATCTATCAAGGAACTTTAGGCTGTATTAAG GTAACAGACAGGCAAACTTGGAGGACAGCCTTAGAAAGTGGGCAATATGAGTTACTAAATgatgaaaacaaagaaaatggTATAATGAAAACTGTGACTGATGACGTTGAAGAGATGGAGGTAGATAATCAAGCAAGAGTTATTGCAAGAGACAG ATTGATTGTATTAAAACCCGAACCTCGAAGCACCGCTTCAACTAATACAAGCACTCCGCAGCCTGTGAATAATGTTGTCCATTACTTGGCATCAGCACTGCTTCAAATACAGCAAGGCATTGAACGTAAATTCCTCAAAGCTCCACTTG GTGATGCAGAAGAAAATAAGAGAGACCAAAAAGGGGAtaaaaggaggaaaagagaagATCAATCTAGTCAGAAAGATG ATGCCAGTGATGGTGGCCGTTCACATAAAACAGTCTTGGACCGTTGGAGAGAATCACTTCTGTCTTCTGCTAGCCTCTCTCAAATCTTCCTCCACCTTTCAACACTAGAGCGGAGTGTAATCTGGTCCAAATCTATCTTAAATGCTCGTTGCAAAATGTGCAGAAAGAAAGGAGATGCTGAATGCATGGTGCTGTGTGATGGCTGTGATCGAGGCTATCATATTTACTGTATAAGGCCAAAGCTCAAG GTTGTTCCCGATGGAGACTGGTTTTGCCCAGAATGTCGACCAAAGCAGCGTTCCAGACGTCTCTCATCCCGACAGAGACCTTCTGTGGAAAGTGATGAAGAGGCTGAAGAACagattgaggaggaggaagatgaaaccAGTTATGAAGATACTGGACATAGTGAGGAAGAAGGTTATGAAGATGAAGAGGATGAGGACAACTCTGATTCTCCAGAAGAGGATGATGAAAG CTTATCCAAATCAAGAAAACCTCAAGTAAAACTTGCTTTAAGAACAAGAGCTGCAAAACTTGCAACCAGCATCTCAGGTCAATACAACCAGCGTCAGAGTACTGGAAGATACAGTTCCCGGAGTCAGCAGAATACACCTAAGCAAACCGGATTTGCAAGTAAAACTACTGGGAAGGGCATAAGAAAGACAAAGTCTGCTCCTCCATCAGTAGCAAAATCAAGACTTAGCAGCCGTACAACTCGTCAGAATCGAGATTTGCTACGAGCAGACACATTTATAGAGTTGACCAATCCCCAAAGGCGACGCCGAGGAAGGAAGACAGCAGATAATACTCCAGAGAGTAGTCCTTCCAGTTCTCTTGGCTTCAGAATTGTTGATGCTACAGattcaaaggaaaagaaaagttcTCCCATTCCTATTGTAAAAAATTCTCCTCAAGATACAGAGCCCAAAAAGAGGGGTAGGAAACGACAATCTACAG